A region of Diadema setosum chromosome 15, eeDiaSeto1, whole genome shotgun sequence DNA encodes the following proteins:
- the LOC140239293 gene encoding beta-lactamase domain-containing protein 2-like, giving the protein MSLKTNASLVVLTAILAVFLPTFFEAPPAVITDGFVAPGFEDVLKTFRENFESGRDSLYGGSAFSAYYNGKKVVDLWGGYADADIGQQWRQDTMSIFYSTTKGIAAICFALLVDRGQLNYDKAVAHYWPEFAQKGKENITVRELLEHKSGLPVTAPPGLSYELMSDVPKAGELMAASEPLWKPDGKTHGYHTITYGPLTNELLRRVDPKHRTLGKFFAEEIAEPFGLEFYIGLPLEKYYRTARIPGQGNLLLSTLRGLTSATNRQVLLHMLTTDVFMRSVEDGGMGSTEGLNDPYKLLVEIPSASGIGMAESVAKLYGILAMGGTDPQTNKTLFSRQTAHDLMKDRQPTLDRTLGIPMAYNLGFALLQMEEGVMYGHAGAGGQMGFADPVNKLGFAFVSSSQSPFVFPHHAPRTKALLASLYTCVKNQPTT; this is encoded by the exons ATGAGTCTTAAGACTAATGCTAGTCTGGTGGTTCTAACAGCCAttttggctgtatttcttcCAACATTCTTCGAGGCCCCTCCTGCAGTAATCACGGACGGGTTTGTTGCACCTGGATTCGAAGACGTCTTGAAGACTTTTAG AGAAAACTTTGAATCCGGACGCGATTCTCTGTACGGTGGATCGGCCTTCTCGGCTTACTACAACGGCAAAAAGGTTGTCGACTTGTGGGGAGGCTACGCAGACGCAGACATCGGACAACAATGGCGTCAAGATACCATGTCGATTTTCTACTCAACTACGAAAG GAATAGCAGCGATCTGCTTTGCCTTGCTGGTCGACAGAGGGCAGCTCAACTACGACAAAGCCGTGGCTCACTATTGGCCAGAGTTTGCTCAAAAGGGCAAGGAGAATATCACCGTGAGAGAGCTTCTCGAACACAAG TCTGGTCTGCCCGTGACGGCCCCGCCGGGACTCAGCTACGAGCTCATGTCTGACGTGCCAAAAGCTGGCGAACTAATGGCGGCGAGCGAACCCTTATGGAAACCTGACGGTAAAACTCACGGCTACCACACCATAACCTACGGCCCTCTGACTAACGAGCTTCTGCGACGAGTAGACCCAAAACACAGGACACTGGGGAAGTTCTTTGCTGAAGAAATAGCAGAACCATTTG GCCTAGAATTTTACATAGGACTCCCACTGGAAAAGTATTACCGTACAGCAAGGATCCCAGGCCAGGGCAACCTATTATTGTCGACATTGCGAGGTTTGACGAGCGCCACCAATCGACAGGTGCTGTTACACATGCTGACTACTGACGTCTTCATGAGATCAGTTGAGGACGGCGGGATGGGTTCG ACTGAAGGATTAAACGACCCTTACAAACTCCTGGTGGAGATACCGTCGGCGAGTGGAATAGGAATGGCTGAATCCGTTGCTAAG CTGTATGGCATCCTAGCAATGGGTGGTACTGACCCTCAAACCAACAAGACCCTCTTCTCGAGACAAACTGCACACGATCTGATGAAAGACAGACAACCTACTTTAGACAGAACTCTGGGAATACCAATGGCTTATAATCTGGGATTCGCTCTTCTTCAAATGGAG GAGGGTGTTATGTACGGACATGCCGGTGCAGGTGGCCAAATGGGGTTCGCCGACCCCGTGAATAAACTTGGATTTGCCTTCGTTAGCTCCTCCCAGTCACCGTTTGTCTTTCCCCACCACGCACCCCGGACCAAAGCTCTCCTGGCTTCGCTCTATACCTGTGTGAAGAATCAACCAACGACATGA